In the Lysinibacillus sp. PLM2 genome, one interval contains:
- the yqxK gene encoding hypothetical protein, with the protein MKQYFADLHIHIGRTETGKPVKITGSRNLTLKNILETASSRKGLDIIGIIDCHSPEVIEEMKALINKGEMQELNGGGLQFKTTTLIPGSEIEIYDSNCHGPIHVLAYFPTLSIMTEFSKWMGYNLKNIQLSSQRIYCDGVTLQKKVKELGGIFIPAHVFTPFKSLYGKGVISSLAEVFDPSMIDGIELGLSSDTEMVKSIRELDPFTFVTNSDAHSLGKLAREYQKIQLETPSFNEIKLALYEKENRKIVENYGLNPLLGKYHSTACAHCGEPITKEMTICPTCGSNQFIKGVSIRIQELSDLAYKGRKRPSYIHQVPLDFIPGVGPKTIERLLHTFGTEMNILHKASVSDLEAIVPQKIAQTIDLARRGELSIEVGGGGVYGRLKQK; encoded by the coding sequence GTGAAACAATATTTTGCTGATTTACATATTCATATCGGTCGTACTGAAACTGGAAAGCCGGTCAAAATTACAGGAAGTAGAAATCTAACATTAAAGAATATTTTAGAGACAGCAAGCTCAAGAAAAGGGCTTGATATTATAGGTATTATCGATTGCCATTCACCAGAAGTTATCGAAGAGATGAAAGCATTGATTAATAAGGGGGAAATGCAAGAGCTTAATGGTGGTGGATTACAGTTTAAAACAACTACGTTAATTCCTGGTTCAGAAATTGAAATTTATGATTCAAATTGCCATGGTCCTATTCATGTGCTTGCTTATTTTCCAACTCTTTCTATTATGACTGAGTTTTCGAAATGGATGGGATATAACTTGAAAAATATTCAGCTTAGCTCACAAAGAATCTATTGTGATGGCGTTACATTGCAAAAAAAAGTAAAGGAGCTCGGAGGTATTTTTATTCCTGCTCACGTGTTCACACCATTCAAAAGCTTATATGGAAAAGGTGTTATTAGTAGCTTAGCGGAAGTGTTTGATCCATCTATGATTGATGGAATTGAGCTCGGTTTAAGTTCGGATACAGAAATGGTAAAGAGTATAAGAGAGTTAGATCCATTTACTTTCGTAACAAATTCAGATGCACATTCCCTTGGTAAATTGGCAAGAGAATATCAAAAGATTCAATTAGAAACACCAAGCTTTAACGAAATAAAATTGGCGTTATACGAAAAAGAGAACCGAAAAATTGTCGAAAACTATGGACTAAATCCGCTACTTGGTAAATATCATTCAACAGCATGTGCACATTGTGGTGAACCGATTACAAAAGAAATGACCATATGCCCAACTTGTGGAAGTAACCAGTTTATAAAAGGAGTTTCAATAAGAATTCAGGAACTATCAGATTTAGCATATAAAGGGAGAAAGCGCCCTAGCTATATACATCAGGTTCCTTTAGATTTCATCCCTGGTGTTGGTCCAAAAACCATTGAACGGTTATTACACACCTTCGGAACAGAAATGAATATTCTTCATAAAGCGTCTGTCTCCGACCTAGAAGCAATAGTACCCCAAAAGATTGCTCAAACAATTGATTTGGCTAGAAGAGGTGAATTATCTATAGAAGTTGGTGGAGGTGGTGTTTATGGAAGGTTAAAACAAAAATAA
- a CDS encoding guanine deaminase → MNKYALVFQGTAFTSKTTKEIEVLKDYLFCINEDGMISKLISPESNEYEEIIKQYEFKDCFHRLEKGKYLLPGFVDLHVHAPQWAQSGTALDLPLYDWLNTYTFPIESKFSDIEFAEKVYDDLVRTLLANGTTTVLYFGTVHKEASILLAEICAKKGQRGLVGKVVMDNVDQCPPNYRDKDTETALKETEEFIIAVKDLAKSAKQGVYPVVTPRFIPSCTDEALEGLGKLAAKYDTHIQSHCSESDWEHEYVINRFNKHDAFALNDFGLLQDKSIMAHCTFLSDDDAELFAKTGTAISHCPISNVFFSNGVLPVAHLHSKGIDIGFGTDISGGFSPSLFDNARQAVISSRMLEEGVNPKLSKVTRGVPSSRITMNEAFYLATAGGGDALSLPIGKIEENFAWDVQIIDTLNPSAKLPLFNEQLDEVFEKIMYLARPENICEVWVQGNLVHKRSK, encoded by the coding sequence ATGAATAAGTATGCATTAGTTTTTCAAGGAACTGCTTTCACAAGTAAAACAACAAAAGAAATTGAAGTTTTAAAAGATTATTTATTCTGTATTAATGAAGATGGAATGATAAGTAAATTAATATCACCAGAAAGTAATGAATATGAAGAAATAATAAAACAATATGAGTTTAAGGATTGTTTCCATCGATTAGAAAAGGGGAAATATTTATTGCCTGGTTTTGTCGATCTACACGTACATGCCCCTCAATGGGCTCAATCAGGAACCGCGCTTGACCTTCCTCTTTATGATTGGTTAAATACTTATACTTTCCCTATTGAGTCAAAGTTTTCAGATATTGAATTCGCAGAAAAGGTTTATGATGATTTAGTTCGAACATTACTTGCTAATGGAACGACAACTGTTTTATATTTTGGGACAGTACATAAAGAAGCAAGTATTTTATTAGCTGAAATATGTGCTAAAAAAGGACAGAGAGGGCTTGTCGGAAAAGTTGTGATGGATAATGTGGACCAATGTCCGCCTAATTATCGAGATAAAGATACCGAAACTGCTCTAAAAGAAACTGAAGAATTTATTATAGCTGTAAAGGATTTAGCCAAATCGGCAAAACAAGGAGTTTACCCTGTTGTTACTCCCCGTTTTATTCCAAGCTGTACAGACGAAGCTTTAGAAGGGTTAGGGAAATTAGCAGCAAAATACGATACTCATATTCAATCTCATTGCAGTGAAAGTGATTGGGAACACGAGTATGTCATTAACAGATTTAATAAACATGATGCCTTTGCATTAAATGATTTTGGTTTATTACAAGATAAATCCATCATGGCTCATTGCACATTCCTTTCTGATGATGATGCTGAACTATTTGCTAAAACTGGAACGGCTATTAGTCATTGTCCAATATCTAATGTATTCTTTTCTAATGGTGTGTTACCTGTAGCCCACCTACATTCAAAAGGTATTGATATTGGGTTTGGAACCGATATTTCAGGTGGTTTTTCTCCAAGTCTATTTGATAATGCAAGGCAAGCGGTCATTTCTTCTAGAATGTTAGAAGAAGGTGTTAATCCAAAGCTATCTAAAGTAACAAGAGGAGTTCCTTCATCCAGAATCACTATGAATGAAGCTTTCTATTTAGCAACAGCCGGAGGTGGAGATGCTCTTAGTCTTCCAATTGGGAAAATTGAAGAAAACTTCGCATGGGATGTTCAAATCATCGATACATTAAATCCTTCTGCAAAGCTGCCACTATTCAATGAACAATTAGATGAAGTGTTCGAAAAAATTATGTATCTCGCTAGACCTGAAAATATTTGTGAGGTTTGGGTACAGGGAAACTTAGTTCATAAACGTAGTAAATAA
- a CDS encoding membrane protein, whose protein sequence is MKDFFSKILNGMSIAIVVALIPNALLGEILKLIIPHAPVFQGLLDATVIVMSMLPVLTGVLVGMQFKLTPIQTASVGIATVVGSGAILKTAEGAFTLNGIGVTLNAGITAALAVLFVKLVGEGLKAYSILLIPMLSVLIPGMIGYTILPFVKNGANYIGDGVAFLTTLQPLLMGALLAVIFGILIMSPLSTVGVATVIMLSGIGSGAANIGIVAVGMGLFLASMKANALGTALAHVLGSPKIQMRNFFMKPKMAFPMLISAAILGALAGLLNVQGTPYSAGFGLSGLVGPLNYINLAEGGWTAQNIAIMLSMFFILLLILNLFFIYIFKKKLKMIKDEDYKLDFD, encoded by the coding sequence ATGAAGGACTTTTTTAGTAAAATATTAAACGGTATGAGTATTGCTATTGTAGTTGCCCTCATTCCAAATGCGCTACTTGGTGAAATATTAAAATTGATTATTCCACACGCACCTGTATTCCAAGGATTACTTGATGCTACCGTTATTGTTATGAGTATGTTGCCAGTTTTAACTGGGGTTTTAGTTGGAATGCAGTTTAAATTAACGCCTATCCAAACAGCTAGTGTTGGAATTGCCACTGTCGTTGGTAGTGGTGCAATTCTTAAAACGGCTGAAGGTGCTTTTACATTGAACGGTATTGGGGTAACTTTAAATGCAGGTATTACAGCTGCATTAGCTGTATTGTTTGTAAAGCTAGTTGGAGAAGGTTTAAAGGCTTATTCCATTTTACTTATCCCTATGCTTTCTGTATTAATTCCGGGTATGATTGGTTATACCATTTTACCGTTTGTAAAAAACGGTGCAAATTATATTGGTGATGGAGTTGCATTCTTAACAACTTTACAGCCATTATTAATGGGTGCTTTACTAGCTGTTATTTTCGGCATATTAATTATGTCTCCACTTTCCACAGTAGGTGTTGCAACTGTTATTATGTTATCTGGAATTGGTTCAGGTGCTGCCAATATTGGAATCGTAGCCGTTGGTATGGGACTATTCTTAGCCAGCATGAAAGCAAATGCTCTCGGAACAGCTTTAGCCCATGTGTTAGGATCACCAAAAATTCAAATGCGCAACTTCTTTATGAAGCCTAAAATGGCCTTTCCAATGCTCATTTCAGCAGCTATACTTGGAGCTCTAGCAGGGTTATTAAATGTACAAGGAACACCATACAGTGCTGGTTTTGGTTTATCAGGTCTTGTAGGTCCGCTAAATTATATAAATCTAGCTGAAGGTGGATGGACTGCACAAAACATAGCCATCATGTTGAGCATGTTCTTTATCCTACTTCTTATTCTTAACTTGTTCTTCATATATATATTTAAGAAGAAGTTGAAAATGATTAAGGATGAAGATTATAAATTAGATTTTGATTAG
- a CDS encoding UPF0271 protein has protein sequence MKNQLYIDLNSDLGESFGHYKIGNDEEIMKYVSSVNIACGFHAGDPTTIKNTVNKALEAGVAIGAHPGFPDLQGFGRRNMHINPEEIYDLTLYQIGALNAFVKASGGKLHHVKPHGALYNMAAKDEQYSKAIVEAVLNIDEDIILYGLSGSQLTAVAKRYGLKCANEAFVDRTYNRSGQLTPRTEQNSLIKTEEEALNQVLKMIHEKKVIATTGEEVSIEVDTLCIHGDGIKAVEFAQKVNHTLKENNIIIQAL, from the coding sequence ATGAAAAATCAATTATATATTGACCTAAATAGTGATTTAGGTGAAAGTTTCGGTCATTACAAAATAGGTAATGATGAAGAAATCATGAAATATGTTTCATCTGTAAATATTGCTTGTGGATTTCATGCTGGTGATCCAACTACTATAAAAAACACAGTAAACAAAGCATTAGAAGCTGGTGTTGCTATTGGTGCTCACCCTGGATTTCCTGATTTACAAGGTTTTGGCCGAAGAAATATGCATATAAATCCGGAGGAAATTTACGATTTAACTTTATATCAAATAGGTGCGTTGAATGCTTTTGTTAAAGCGAGTGGAGGAAAGCTTCATCATGTTAAGCCACATGGTGCACTTTATAACATGGCAGCAAAGGATGAACAATATTCAAAAGCAATTGTAGAAGCTGTATTAAATATAGATGAAGATATAATCCTTTATGGTTTATCAGGAAGTCAACTAACAGCAGTAGCAAAAAGATATGGTTTAAAATGCGCAAATGAGGCGTTTGTTGATCGTACATATAATCGAAGTGGACAGTTAACACCTAGGACAGAACAAAATTCGTTAATTAAAACTGAAGAAGAGGCATTGAATCAGGTTTTAAAGATGATTCATGAGAAAAAAGTAATCGCGACAACTGGTGAGGAAGTATCGATAGAGGTAGATACATTATGTATTCACGGTGATGGCATAAAAGCAGTAGAATTTGCACAAAAAGTAAATCATACTTTAAAAGAGAACAATATTATCATTCAGGCATTATAA
- the ybgK gene encoding allophanate hydrolase: protein MKQLLKVVKKGVFSSLQDNGRYRYRRFGIPTAGPMDQLSFELGKKILGNKENSTALEIFYGGVSFLSLAKHEYVLVGADMNATVNGKPIEPWKTFILNVDDLLELNVSTEGSIAYLMALGGFNTNSVLNSTSTYLKANLGTVIKKDTILYGTSDQPDVLKHRTGLYKSFIPNISDCVKVRVTPSYHLPFFIEEDVDHFFQSEYQLTNGDRMGYYLQGPLMRMKVKKDLLSEPTMFGTIQVPPNGQPIILMADAQTVGGYPTVGKVVEEDLWKVAQLRYGNRISFEYQPIGNTTDSVRFEKDEENEKSIIY from the coding sequence ATGAAACAATTACTTAAAGTGGTCAAGAAAGGAGTTTTTAGTTCACTTCAAGATAATGGTCGATATCGTTATAGAAGATTTGGAATCCCAACAGCTGGCCCTATGGATCAATTATCCTTTGAGTTGGGTAAAAAAATTTTAGGTAATAAAGAAAATTCTACAGCTTTAGAGATTTTTTACGGTGGAGTAAGTTTTTTGTCCTTAGCAAAACACGAATATGTATTAGTTGGAGCGGACATGAATGCAACGGTAAACGGAAAACCAATTGAACCTTGGAAAACCTTCATTTTGAATGTTGACGACCTTTTAGAATTAAATGTATCTACTGAAGGATCAATCGCTTATCTAATGGCGCTTGGAGGTTTTAATACAAACTCTGTTCTAAATAGTACCTCAACATATTTGAAAGCAAATTTAGGTACAGTTATTAAAAAGGATACGATTCTCTATGGAACAAGTGACCAACCAGATGTTTTAAAACATAGAACAGGTTTATATAAATCATTTATACCTAATATATCAGATTGCGTTAAAGTAAGAGTTACCCCAAGTTATCATCTTCCGTTTTTTATAGAAGAAGACGTAGATCATTTCTTTCAAAGCGAATATCAGTTAACGAATGGAGACCGTATGGGGTATTACCTTCAAGGACCTTTAATGAGGATGAAAGTTAAAAAAGATTTACTGTCTGAACCAACAATGTTTGGCACAATTCAAGTACCGCCAAACGGTCAACCAATCATTTTAATGGCCGATGCTCAAACTGTCGGAGGATATCCAACTGTTGGAAAAGTGGTAGAAGAGGATTTATGGAAAGTGGCACAATTACGTTACGGTAATCGAATTTCATTTGAATACCAACCTATAGGAAATACTACTGATTCAGTAAGATTCGAAAAGGATGAAGAAAATGAAAAATCAATTATATATTGA
- the pxpB gene encoding 5-oxoprolinase subunit PxpB, which yields MFPSVIIQDKKIASFIFGQEINEETFQHVEAFDQFINNKYKKHLVETVPTYHMVTVFFNKEIAQDQSLLTDIVNKWNQLEVQLQSSISRKITIPVCYDTQFAFDLERVAEELGLTTEQIIKKHSEPTYKVYLIGFLPGFPYLGGLNKELFVPRLDKPRKSVEKGSVGIGGRQTGIYPVTSPGGWNIIGKTPIDLFDVNRDPAFLLQPGDQITFKSISIDDFYKVKESMEENPQNILNIIDTKI from the coding sequence TTGTTCCCGTCCGTCATTATTCAAGACAAAAAAATTGCTTCATTTATTTTCGGACAAGAGATAAATGAAGAAACTTTTCAGCATGTAGAAGCTTTTGATCAGTTTATAAATAATAAATATAAAAAACATTTAGTGGAAACCGTTCCTACTTATCATATGGTAACGGTTTTCTTTAACAAAGAAATCGCTCAAGACCAATCATTACTTACAGACATTGTAAACAAATGGAATCAATTAGAAGTTCAATTACAATCGTCCATAAGTAGAAAGATAACGATACCCGTTTGCTATGATACACAATTTGCCTTTGACCTCGAAAGAGTAGCAGAAGAATTGGGTCTAACGACAGAACAAATTATTAAAAAACATAGTGAACCAACATACAAAGTCTATTTAATCGGTTTTTTACCAGGATTTCCATACTTAGGTGGTTTGAATAAAGAATTATTTGTTCCTAGATTAGATAAACCGAGGAAATCTGTTGAAAAAGGAAGCGTAGGAATTGGTGGAAGACAAACGGGTATTTACCCAGTAACGTCACCAGGCGGTTGGAACATTATCGGGAAGACCCCTATCGACCTATTTGATGTGAATCGAGACCCTGCTTTTTTACTCCAACCAGGAGATCAAATTACATTTAAAAGTATATCAATAGATGATTTCTATAAAGTTAAAGAAAGTATGGAAGAAAACCCTCAAAATATATTGAATATAATAGATACAAAAATTTAG
- a CDS encoding pyrrolidone-carboxylate peptidase, with product MKKILLTGFEPFLDYKVNPTMKIVEELKGSIINNHEIVGWILPVDFEQSAKLLLEKIDEINPDVVVSLGLAGGRYKITPERIAVNVKDGDADNNNHAPQDEFIEEAGDTAYTPTIPVRKITNRLIEEGYPAEISNTAGTYLCNNVMYSALHHAKVNKLSYKSGFIHIPASHELAIQHGKIPSWSHSDLKRAVEISLEVITDEVN from the coding sequence ATGAAAAAAATATTGTTAACTGGTTTTGAACCATTTTTAGATTATAAAGTAAATCCAACGATGAAGATTGTAGAAGAATTAAAGGGAAGTATCATAAATAACCATGAGATTGTTGGGTGGATACTGCCTGTAGATTTTGAACAGTCAGCAAAACTTTTACTAGAGAAAATAGATGAAATAAATCCAGATGTTGTTGTCTCATTAGGGCTTGCTGGTGGAAGATATAAAATCACACCTGAAAGAATTGCAGTAAATGTAAAAGATGGGGATGCAGATAACAACAACCATGCACCGCAGGATGAATTCATTGAAGAAGCTGGCGATACAGCTTATACTCCTACGATTCCTGTTCGCAAGATAACAAATCGCTTAATTGAAGAGGGATACCCTGCTGAAATTTCAAACACAGCTGGTACTTATTTATGTAACAATGTCATGTATAGTGCACTTCATCATGCAAAAGTAAATAAATTAAGTTATAAATCTGGTTTTATCCATATTCCGGCATCACACGAATTAGCTATTCAACACGGGAAAATACCAAGCTGGTCCCACTCAGACTTGAAGCGTGCTGTTGAAATTAGTCTTGAAGTGATTACTGATGAGGTGAACTAG
- a CDS encoding peptide ABC transporter permease: MEQSVKVTNTPKKASFVSRFFKFIRKNPIGVFGMLLVALSVICAVFAPWIAPYDPTEASLTNRLDAPSFLDATGESTFLLGGDQLGRDLLSRIIYGAQISLIVGIAGVFISLVIGTIMGLISGYFGKWLDDLIMRVADIQLAFPFILFAIVIMSVLGSGIWKIVIILGLTYWVGFARLIRGQVISLKEQEFVQAAKAIGGSHRRIIFKHILPNVLSSILVLSTTYIAEFILLEASLTFLGLGVDPTIPSWGGMLADSRNYITTAWWTTVFPGFAIMLTVLGFNLLGDWLRDRFDPNLKA, encoded by the coding sequence ATGGAACAATCAGTAAAGGTTACAAATACACCAAAGAAAGCTTCATTTGTCTCAAGGTTCTTTAAGTTCATAAGAAAAAATCCAATTGGAGTATTTGGAATGTTGTTAGTTGCGTTAAGTGTTATTTGTGCTGTTTTCGCTCCATGGATTGCACCATATGACCCAACAGAAGCGAGTTTAACAAATCGACTAGACGCACCTTCATTTTTAGATGCAACTGGAGAATCTACTTTTCTTTTAGGTGGCGACCAACTAGGTAGGGATTTATTAAGCAGAATTATATACGGAGCCCAAATTTCTCTAATAGTAGGGATTGCTGGGGTATTCATTTCGCTAGTCATTGGAACAATTATGGGATTAATTTCAGGATATTTCGGTAAATGGTTAGATGATTTAATCATGCGAGTTGCTGATATCCAGTTGGCATTCCCATTTATATTATTCGCTATTGTTATTATGAGTGTTCTTGGTTCTGGTATATGGAAAATTGTTATTATTTTAGGACTCACATATTGGGTTGGATTTGCGAGATTAATACGAGGACAAGTAATTTCCCTTAAAGAACAAGAGTTTGTTCAAGCGGCTAAAGCAATAGGCGGCTCCCATAGAAGAATTATTTTTAAACATATATTACCGAACGTACTGTCATCAATCTTAGTTTTAAGTACAACGTATATTGCAGAATTTATCTTACTTGAAGCTTCCCTTACATTTCTTGGGTTAGGGGTAGATCCTACAATTCCTTCTTGGGGTGGTATGTTAGCGGATAGTCGAAATTACATTACAACAGCTTGGTGGACGACTGTATTCCCAGGGTTTGCAATTATGTTAACTGTATTAGGATTTAACTTATTAGGAGATTGGCTAAGAGATCGATTCGATCCAAACTTAAAAGCGTAG
- a CDS encoding peptide ABC transporter permease, whose product MLSYIIRRIFHAVLVVFAISIIVFFSIRLTGDPVAVMFSAGEPTQEAIDQLTEELGLDKPLYVQYGVFMKGLLTFDLGESFRSGIPVMTLILERVWPTFVLALGGIFVALLIAFPVGIISAVKRDTFLDFGGRVFSLIGISFPNFWLGFMLILIFAVNLQWLPASGFEGFSYLILPSITLGLILSGVLARLVRSSMLEVLNQQYIRTAKSKGISKWKVILKHAFRNALLPTVTFIGLQFGALLGGTVIVEQVFSWPGIGRLIIDAINQRDYPVVQGGIVFLALVMVVVNLLVDLSYSLIDPRIKAGKGK is encoded by the coding sequence TTGTTATCTTACATAATTAGAAGAATTTTTCATGCCGTTTTAGTAGTTTTCGCTATTTCAATTATAGTTTTCTTTTCCATTCGCTTAACTGGGGATCCAGTAGCAGTCATGTTTTCAGCAGGTGAACCAACACAAGAAGCAATTGATCAATTAACAGAAGAACTAGGCTTAGATAAGCCGTTATATGTTCAGTATGGTGTGTTTATGAAAGGCCTTTTAACATTTGATCTAGGCGAATCATTTAGAAGTGGTATTCCCGTTATGACACTTATATTAGAAAGGGTATGGCCGACATTTGTCTTAGCTTTAGGTGGTATCTTTGTTGCATTATTGATTGCATTTCCTGTTGGAATTATCTCAGCAGTAAAAAGAGATACATTTTTAGATTTTGGAGGAAGAGTATTTTCTCTAATAGGAATTTCATTTCCGAACTTCTGGCTAGGTTTTATGCTTATTCTAATCTTCGCAGTTAACCTACAATGGTTACCTGCTTCTGGATTCGAAGGCTTTTCATATCTGATTTTACCCTCTATTACACTAGGTTTAATCCTATCAGGTGTATTAGCTAGATTAGTTAGATCTTCCATGTTAGAAGTATTAAATCAGCAATATATTCGAACAGCTAAATCCAAAGGAATTAGTAAATGGAAGGTTATTTTAAAGCATGCATTTAGAAATGCTTTATTACCGACAGTAACATTTATTGGTTTGCAATTTGGAGCACTTTTAGGTGGTACGGTTATAGTTGAGCAAGTATTTTCTTGGCCAGGTATTGGTCGATTAATCATCGATGCAATTAATCAACGTGACTATCCAGTTGTTCAAGGTGGAATTGTATTTTTAGCACTTGTCATGGTAGTCGTAAACTTATTAGTCGATTTAAGTTATTCACTAATTGACCCTCGTATTAAAGCAGGAAAGGGGAAATAG
- a CDS encoding peptide ABC transporter substrate-binding protein yields the protein MKKMKHWLLLCVASVVLVLSACSGSDSGSQDENAEGNKENPAANRGNEIVIGIPSEPQNWDPIDTFLLDWSTVATSVFEGLIDRDVNLELQPGLAESWEYLDDKTLQFKLRQDVVFHNGEPFNADAVKFTFDRLLGEQGQAGPQYSNYNSIDSVEVNDEYTVTFHLNTVDPVLLTKLASYGAVIVPPQYIQENGEEHFDNNPVGTGPFKMTGYKRDQEIVLEKNEDYWKEGLPKLDKVTFKVIPEASTRLAELQTGTIDIMKRVEVAQAETVNSTNYLNLLEVPTPTAFALRFDTAVKPLDDVRVRQAINYAIDRDALIEEILSGYGVPIATFQSELSFGYNPDLKPYPYDPEKAKQLLEEAGVEEGTTIDVVIPGNDGNFKEITQAVAFYLEQVGIKLNIQTADVTTLNSDLIPNGNAGGMYRQGWGGWTLDFDNTAYLMYHSGEFWNPSFMDEDVERLLEEQRNSVDQEERAAIFTELTEKLYELAPEVNLYAAVDLYAANERVVDFQPPHDDRLRLEEVSVQ from the coding sequence ATGAAAAAGATGAAGCATTGGTTATTACTTTGTGTTGCATCAGTAGTATTAGTATTATCTGCATGTTCTGGCAGTGATTCAGGTTCCCAAGACGAAAATGCAGAAGGAAACAAAGAAAATCCAGCAGCAAATAGAGGAAACGAAATCGTTATTGGTATTCCTAGTGAACCACAAAACTGGGATCCAATTGATACATTTTTATTAGATTGGAGTACTGTAGCTACATCAGTTTTTGAGGGTTTAATAGACCGAGATGTTAACTTAGAGCTACAACCAGGCTTAGCGGAATCTTGGGAATACCTTGATGACAAAACACTTCAATTCAAGCTTCGTCAAGATGTAGTTTTCCATAATGGAGAGCCGTTCAATGCTGATGCTGTTAAATTTACATTTGACCGTTTATTAGGTGAACAAGGACAAGCCGGTCCACAGTATTCGAATTACAATTCAATTGATTCAGTTGAAGTTAATGATGAGTATACTGTTACTTTCCACTTAAACACTGTAGATCCAGTATTATTAACAAAATTAGCTAGTTATGGTGCGGTAATCGTTCCACCTCAATATATTCAAGAAAATGGTGAGGAACATTTTGATAATAACCCTGTAGGTACAGGTCCTTTCAAAATGACTGGTTATAAAAGAGATCAAGAAATCGTGTTAGAGAAAAACGAGGACTATTGGAAAGAAGGATTACCGAAATTAGACAAGGTTACGTTTAAAGTAATCCCAGAAGCATCAACTCGTTTAGCTGAACTACAAACAGGTACGATCGACATTATGAAAAGAGTTGAAGTAGCTCAAGCAGAAACAGTTAATTCAACTAATTATTTAAACTTATTGGAAGTACCAACACCCACTGCGTTTGCCTTACGTTTTGATACTGCAGTTAAACCTTTAGATGATGTAAGAGTGCGTCAAGCAATTAACTATGCAATTGACCGTGACGCTTTAATCGAAGAAATTTTAAGTGGTTATGGAGTTCCGATTGCAACGTTCCAAAGTGAATTATCATTTGGGTATAATCCAGATCTAAAACCATATCCATATGATCCAGAAAAAGCAAAACAATTACTTGAAGAAGCGGGTGTGGAAGAAGGTACAACAATTGATGTAGTCATTCCTGGTAATGATGGTAACTTCAAAGAAATTACACAAGCTGTTGCCTTCTATTTAGAACAAGTTGGTATTAAATTAAATATCCAAACAGCAGATGTGACAACATTAAACTCAGATTTAATTCCAAATGGTAATGCGGGTGGAATGTATCGTCAAGGTTGGGGTGGATGGACTTTAGACTTTGATAATACAGCTTACTTAATGTACCATTCAGGAGAATTCTGGAACCCATCATTTATGGATGAAGATGTGGAACGTTTGTTAGAAGAACAAAGAAATTCAGTTGACCAAGAAGAGCGTGCAGCAATCTTTACAGAATTAACGGAAAAACTATATGAATTAGCTCCAGAGGTCAACTTATACGCAGCTGTTGATTTATATGCTGCAAATGAACGTGTTGTGGATTTCCAACCACCACATGATGACCGTCTACGTTTAGAAGAGGTTAGTGTGCAATAA